One window of the Vigna radiata var. radiata cultivar VC1973A chromosome 1, Vradiata_ver6, whole genome shotgun sequence genome contains the following:
- the LOC106770543 gene encoding golgin-84 isoform X2: protein MDSWLKAAEGLFEVVDRRAKAVATDLTEEQSDFKSPANGQASQGKREKSKPKAQKGLSNSSTIISDTTKEKSGSPLAPEVITYPENDGITSQSSNQPREPRPSDATLPLLDTSLSNMLDDDNAKHDKGDVEALVNDANVGVATVAANGDPPQENASDTREMNPLPAPTEIESPRDEPTSAGQIFKSVDSDANKNMVEEKSESVAAETSPDNDTIVKDSDVKKVESVADRINPEDHKIDISPKKVQDQLDEAQGLLKTTKSTGQSKEARLARVCAGLSSRLQEYKSENAQLEELLTAERELGKSYEASIKQLQKDLSESKREVTRVEANMAEALAAKNAEIEALLSSMDAVKRQAALSEGNLASMQASMESMMRSRELSETRMMQALREELASAERRAEEERAAHNKTKMAAMEREVDLEHRAVESSTALARIQRVADERTAKVTELEQKVALLEVECASLNQELQDMEVRVRRELKKSPEEANQLIQMQAWQDELERARQGQRDAENKLSSLEAEMQKMRVEMAAMKRDAEHYSRQEHMELEKRYRELTDLLYYKQTQLETMVSEKAAAEFQLEKEIKRLQEARAEAERNKVSRRASSSWEDETEIKSLEPLPVHHRHLVGASIQLQKAVKLLDSGAVRATRFLWRYPTARVFLFFYLVFVHLFLMYLLHRLQEQADTMAAREVAESMGLANQNIR from the exons ATGGATTCGTGGCTCAAAGCCGCTGAAG GTTTATTTGAAGTTGTAGATCGACGAGCGAAGGCTGTTGCCACTGACTTAACGGAGGAGCAGTCAGATTTTAAGTCACCAG CAAATGGGCAAGCATCACAAggcaagagggaaaaatcaaAACCAAAG GCTCAAAAAGGACTATCCAATTCATCTACTATAATCAGTGATACTACCAAGGAGAAAAGTGGATCTCCACTAGCACCTGAAGTCATAACTTATCCTGAAAATGACGGGATCACTTCCCAATCTTCAAACCAACCGAGGGAGCCACGACCTAGTGATGCAACATTACCCTTGTTGGACACTTCATTATCAAACATGCTAGATGATGATAATGCTAAACATGACAAAGGTGATGTGGAAGCATTAGTAAATGATGCAAATGTCGGAGTTGCCACTGTTGCTGCTAATGGTGATCCTCCCCAAGAGAATGCTTCAGATACTCGTGAGATGAATCCACTTCCGGCTCCCACAGAAATTGAGAGCCCCCGTGATGAACCCACCAGTGCTGGCCAAATTTTCAAATCTGTAGATTCAGATGCCAATAAAAATATGGTTGAAGAGAAATCTGAATCTGTGGCGGCTGAAACATCTCCTGATAATGACACAATAGTCAAAGATTCTGATGTAAAAAAGGTTGAATCTGTTGCGGACAGAATAAATCCAGAAGATCATAAAATCGACATATCCCCCAAAAAAGTACAGGATCAACTTGATGAG GCTCAAGGATtgcttaaaacaacaaaatctaCTGGTCAGTCTAAAGAGGCAAGGTTAGCTCGG GTCTGTGCTGGATTGTCATCTCGCCTTCAAGAATACAAATCTGAAAATGCGCAGTTGGAGGAACTTCTCACTGCAGAG AGGGAACTGGGTAAATCATATGAAGCTAGCATAAAGCAGCTCCAGAAGGATTTGTCAGAAAGTAAAAGGGAAGTGACACGAGTTGAAGCAAATATGGCTGAGGCCTTGGCAGCAAAAAATGCTGAAATTGAGGCACTTCTAAGTTCCATGGATGCAGTTAAGAGGCAGGCTGCATTGTCGGAAGGAAATCTAGCTTCCATGCAG GCAAGCATGGAATCAATGATGAGAAGTCGAGAACTATCAGAAACAAGGATGATGCAG GCTCTTAGAGAGGAGCTAGCATCTGCTGAGCGAAGAGCAGAAGAGGAGCGTGCTGCACATAATAAGACCAAAATG GCTGCTATGGAAAGAGAAGTAGATTTGGAGCACAGAGCAGTTGAGTCATCCACTGCACTTGCAAGGATACAG AGAGTAGCGGATGAGAGGACAGCTAAAGTCACCGAACTTGAGCAGAAGGTGGCACTTCTCGAG GTTGAATGTGCATCTTTAAATCAAGAACTACAAGATATGGAAGTCCGTGTGCGCCGGGAACTGAAAAAGTCCCCAGAAGAGGCTAATCAATTAATTCAG ATGCAAGCATGGCAAGATGAATTGGAGCGTGCCCGCCAAGGTCAGAGGGATGCTGAAAACAAGCTATCTTCCTTGGAG GCTGAAATGCAGAAAATGAGAGTTGAGATGGCTGCCATGAAGAGGGATGCTGAGCATTACTCACGTCAG GAACATATGGAATTAGAGAAACGCTACCGGGAACTGACTGACCTTttg TACtacaaacaaacacaattaGAAACCATGGTCAGTGAAAAAGCTGCCGCAGAGTTTCAATTGGAGAAGGAAATCAAGCGTCTCCAGGAAGCACGG GCAGAGGCCGAACGGAACAAAGTTTCTCGTCGGGCATCATCATCGTGGGAAGATGAGACTGAAATAAAATCCCTGGA GCCTCTTCCTGTGCATCACCGTCATTTGGTCGGTGCAAGTATTCAG TTGCAAAAAGCAGTGAAACTGTTAGATTCAGGGGCTGTCAGGGCCACAAGATTTCTTTGGAGATATCCTACAGCtcgagtttttttatttttttatttg GTCTTTGTACATCTCTTCTTGATGTATCTCTTGCATCGTCTACAG GAACAAGCTGACACTATGGCTGCCAGAGAGGTTGCGGAATCTATGGGACTCGCTAACCAGAATATACGATGA
- the LOC106770543 gene encoding golgin-84 isoform X1, with product MDSWLKAAEGLFEVVDRRAKAVATDLTEEQSDFKSPAANGQASQGKREKSKPKAQKGLSNSSTIISDTTKEKSGSPLAPEVITYPENDGITSQSSNQPREPRPSDATLPLLDTSLSNMLDDDNAKHDKGDVEALVNDANVGVATVAANGDPPQENASDTREMNPLPAPTEIESPRDEPTSAGQIFKSVDSDANKNMVEEKSESVAAETSPDNDTIVKDSDVKKVESVADRINPEDHKIDISPKKVQDQLDEAQGLLKTTKSTGQSKEARLARVCAGLSSRLQEYKSENAQLEELLTAERELGKSYEASIKQLQKDLSESKREVTRVEANMAEALAAKNAEIEALLSSMDAVKRQAALSEGNLASMQASMESMMRSRELSETRMMQALREELASAERRAEEERAAHNKTKMAAMEREVDLEHRAVESSTALARIQRVADERTAKVTELEQKVALLEVECASLNQELQDMEVRVRRELKKSPEEANQLIQMQAWQDELERARQGQRDAENKLSSLEAEMQKMRVEMAAMKRDAEHYSRQEHMELEKRYRELTDLLYYKQTQLETMVSEKAAAEFQLEKEIKRLQEARAEAERNKVSRRASSSWEDETEIKSLEPLPVHHRHLVGASIQLQKAVKLLDSGAVRATRFLWRYPTARVFLFFYLVFVHLFLMYLLHRLQEQADTMAAREVAESMGLANQNIR from the exons ATGGATTCGTGGCTCAAAGCCGCTGAAG GTTTATTTGAAGTTGTAGATCGACGAGCGAAGGCTGTTGCCACTGACTTAACGGAGGAGCAGTCAGATTTTAAGTCACCAG caGCAAATGGGCAAGCATCACAAggcaagagggaaaaatcaaAACCAAAG GCTCAAAAAGGACTATCCAATTCATCTACTATAATCAGTGATACTACCAAGGAGAAAAGTGGATCTCCACTAGCACCTGAAGTCATAACTTATCCTGAAAATGACGGGATCACTTCCCAATCTTCAAACCAACCGAGGGAGCCACGACCTAGTGATGCAACATTACCCTTGTTGGACACTTCATTATCAAACATGCTAGATGATGATAATGCTAAACATGACAAAGGTGATGTGGAAGCATTAGTAAATGATGCAAATGTCGGAGTTGCCACTGTTGCTGCTAATGGTGATCCTCCCCAAGAGAATGCTTCAGATACTCGTGAGATGAATCCACTTCCGGCTCCCACAGAAATTGAGAGCCCCCGTGATGAACCCACCAGTGCTGGCCAAATTTTCAAATCTGTAGATTCAGATGCCAATAAAAATATGGTTGAAGAGAAATCTGAATCTGTGGCGGCTGAAACATCTCCTGATAATGACACAATAGTCAAAGATTCTGATGTAAAAAAGGTTGAATCTGTTGCGGACAGAATAAATCCAGAAGATCATAAAATCGACATATCCCCCAAAAAAGTACAGGATCAACTTGATGAG GCTCAAGGATtgcttaaaacaacaaaatctaCTGGTCAGTCTAAAGAGGCAAGGTTAGCTCGG GTCTGTGCTGGATTGTCATCTCGCCTTCAAGAATACAAATCTGAAAATGCGCAGTTGGAGGAACTTCTCACTGCAGAG AGGGAACTGGGTAAATCATATGAAGCTAGCATAAAGCAGCTCCAGAAGGATTTGTCAGAAAGTAAAAGGGAAGTGACACGAGTTGAAGCAAATATGGCTGAGGCCTTGGCAGCAAAAAATGCTGAAATTGAGGCACTTCTAAGTTCCATGGATGCAGTTAAGAGGCAGGCTGCATTGTCGGAAGGAAATCTAGCTTCCATGCAG GCAAGCATGGAATCAATGATGAGAAGTCGAGAACTATCAGAAACAAGGATGATGCAG GCTCTTAGAGAGGAGCTAGCATCTGCTGAGCGAAGAGCAGAAGAGGAGCGTGCTGCACATAATAAGACCAAAATG GCTGCTATGGAAAGAGAAGTAGATTTGGAGCACAGAGCAGTTGAGTCATCCACTGCACTTGCAAGGATACAG AGAGTAGCGGATGAGAGGACAGCTAAAGTCACCGAACTTGAGCAGAAGGTGGCACTTCTCGAG GTTGAATGTGCATCTTTAAATCAAGAACTACAAGATATGGAAGTCCGTGTGCGCCGGGAACTGAAAAAGTCCCCAGAAGAGGCTAATCAATTAATTCAG ATGCAAGCATGGCAAGATGAATTGGAGCGTGCCCGCCAAGGTCAGAGGGATGCTGAAAACAAGCTATCTTCCTTGGAG GCTGAAATGCAGAAAATGAGAGTTGAGATGGCTGCCATGAAGAGGGATGCTGAGCATTACTCACGTCAG GAACATATGGAATTAGAGAAACGCTACCGGGAACTGACTGACCTTttg TACtacaaacaaacacaattaGAAACCATGGTCAGTGAAAAAGCTGCCGCAGAGTTTCAATTGGAGAAGGAAATCAAGCGTCTCCAGGAAGCACGG GCAGAGGCCGAACGGAACAAAGTTTCTCGTCGGGCATCATCATCGTGGGAAGATGAGACTGAAATAAAATCCCTGGA GCCTCTTCCTGTGCATCACCGTCATTTGGTCGGTGCAAGTATTCAG TTGCAAAAAGCAGTGAAACTGTTAGATTCAGGGGCTGTCAGGGCCACAAGATTTCTTTGGAGATATCCTACAGCtcgagtttttttatttttttatttg GTCTTTGTACATCTCTTCTTGATGTATCTCTTGCATCGTCTACAG GAACAAGCTGACACTATGGCTGCCAGAGAGGTTGCGGAATCTATGGGACTCGCTAACCAGAATATACGATGA